CCGAGGTATCCCTCCTTGTCCGCACTCACCGAGCGCGCTACGAAATGCCCTGTCATGGGCCCTGCTCTCAATGTGCGCTCCAAGGAGATCGTCGCCGGCTATGCTAGCGTCGCAGCCAATGTCGACGTCGAAAAGATCCACAAGGAAAAGGGCGTCTTCCCCCCGCCCGGCGCTACCGTCGAGATGTGTCCCCATGCCTCCGCTGCTAGGGCCGCCGCCGTTATGGCCGATGATCTTGCCTCTGCAGCTGCTGCAAAGAAGGGGTCCAAGGCCAAGTCGGATGCAGAggtcgctgctgctgctggctgCCCATTCCACGCCAAAGCCGCTGAAGATGCGCGcaaggctgctgctgccgccgccgcccctGTCCCCGCACCCTCGCACAAGGCCAAGCACCACACCGGGTTCGACTACGAGAGCTTCTACGTCAACGAGCTCGACAAGAAGCACAAGGACAACTCCTACCGCTACTTCAACAATATCAATCGACTCGCCGCAAAGTTCCCAATCGCCCACACCGCCAGCGTCAAGGATGAGGTCGAGGTCTGGTGCGCCAATGATTATCTTGGCATGGGTAATAACCCCGTCGTCCTCGAAACCATGCAGTATGTATTCAAATtactctgtttttttttctgaacCCTCCTAACTGTTCTGTCTCCCTTTTCTTAGTCGCACTCTTGACAAGTACGGGCACGGTGCAGGAGGTACTCGCAACATTGCCGGCAATGGTGCTATGCATCTAGCCCTCGAGCAGGAGCTCGCTAATCTCCACCGCAAAGAAGCTGCTCTCGTCTTTTCTTCCTGTTACGTCGCCAACGATGCTACGCTCTCTACACTCGGGTCCAAACTTCCAGGCTGTGTATATTTTTCGGACACAATGAACCACGCTTCCATGATTCAAGGCATGCGACACTCTGGCGCTAAGCGCGTCTTGTTCAAGCATAACGATCTCGAGGACCTGGAATCTAAACTCAAGCAATATCCCAAGGAAACCCCTAAGATTATTGCATTTGAATCGGTGTATTCTATGTGCGGCAGTATCGGACCCATTAAAGAAATTTGCGACCTTGCGGAGCAATACGGCGCACTTACCTTCTTGGATGAGGTGTGTTCTCTTCTCCTTCGTCATGATTTATTACTCATGCCATATTAGGTTCATGCGGTCGGTTTGTACGGACCCCGTGGTGCCGGTGTTGCTGAACATCTGGATTACGATGCCCAAGCTGCCGCGGGTGACAGTCCGTTCCCCATCAAAGGCTCCGTTATGGATCGCGTTGATATCATTACTGGTACGGATATCATCACGTTTATTGTAGGCCATAACACATTGACAGACGTACTATTACAGGTACTCTTGGAAAGGCTTATGGCGCCGTCGGTGGTTACATTGCTGGCTCGGTTGACTTTGTGGACATGATTCGCTCCTACGCTCCCGGTTTTATCTTCACCACCTCACTCCCCCCTGCAACCGTAGCTGGTGCTCGTGCTAGTGTCGTTTATCAGAAGAACTATGTCGGCGACCGTCAATTGAAGCAGGTAAACGTTCGGGAAGTTAAGCGCCGATTTGCTGAACTCGATATCCCCGTTGTGTGCGTTTGATCCTTCTTCTCTCTGAAATGAAGTGAATTAAGACTGATTATCATTTCATTAGTCCCGGTCCTTCACACATTGTACCTGTGCTTGTTGGTGATGCTGCCTTGGCTAAAGCCGCGTCGGACAAACTTCTTGCCGAACATGACATCTACGTGCAATCAATCAACTACCCAACCGTGGCGCGCGGCGAGGAGCGTCTCAGGATCACTGTCACTCCACGTCATACTCTCGAACAGATGGAAGGTCTGGTCAGCGCTGTTGACCAGGTCTTTACTGAGCTCGGCATCAACAGGCTGAAGGACTGGAAACTGGTCGGCGGACGCGCTGGTGTCGGCTTGGCAGACG
The sequence above is a segment of the Psilocybe cubensis strain MGC-MH-2018 chromosome 4, whole genome shotgun sequence genome. Coding sequences within it:
- a CDS encoding mitochondrial 5-aminolevulinate synthase → MDKLSSLTRFKKSCPFLGKTKTATLRSLSTASSPRYPSLSALTERATKCPVMGPALNVRSKEIVAGYASVAANVDVEKIHKEKGVFPPPGATVEMCPHASAARAAAVMADDLASAAAAKKGSKAKSDAEVAAAAGCPFHAKAAEDARKAAAAAAAPVPAPSHKAKHHTGFDYESFYVNELDKKHKDNSYRYFNNINRLAAKFPIAHTASVKDEVEVWCANDYLGMGNNPVVLETMHRTLDKYGHGAGGTRNIAGNGAMHLALEQELANLHRKEAALVFSSCYVANDATLSTLGSKLPGCVYFSDTMNHASMIQGMRHSGAKRVLFKHNDLEDLESKLKQYPKETPKIIAFESVYSMCGSIGPIKEICDLAEQYGALTFLDEVHAVGLYGPRGAGVAEHLDYDAQAAAGDSPFPIKGSVMDRVDIITGTLGKAYGAVGGYIAGSVDFVDMIRSYAPGFIFTTSLPPATVAGARASVVYQKNYVGDRQLKQVNVREVKRRFAELDIPVVPGPSHIVPVLVGDAALAKAASDKLLAEHDIYVQSINYPTVARGEERLRITVTPRHTLEQMEGLVSAVDQVFTELGINRLKDWKLVGGRAGVGLADGSEEVAPIWTDKQVGLLDGTTPPTLRNGEKAIVDSDAVAKARAVFDPLLGPISGPIQGTRTVQTGKKEEVVVQARQKLPLIKTGAASVPLREDIPVPPPSVTASA